A stretch of the Vitis riparia cultivar Riparia Gloire de Montpellier isolate 1030 chromosome 13, EGFV_Vit.rip_1.0, whole genome shotgun sequence genome encodes the following:
- the LOC117928097 gene encoding LOW QUALITY PROTEIN: clustered mitochondria protein-like (The sequence of the model RefSeq protein was modified relative to this genomic sequence to represent the inferred CDS: inserted 1 base in 1 codon) has translation MAGKSNKGRNRRGSHSATNSSEPVGSSDSQMKDNVTASGSNQAEANGVMATAESNNTNSEVKESETANTKDGSKQGEINLYPVSVKTQGGEKLELQLNPGDSVMDVRQFLLDAPETCFFTCYDLLLHTKDGSVHHLEDYNEISEVADITTGDCSLEMVAALYDDRSIRAHVNRARELLSLSSLHASLSTSLALQHETSQTTASSSGDPVKTEVPELDGLGFMDNVAGSLSNLLSSHSKEIKCVESIVFSSFNPPPSNRRLVGDLIYLDVVTLEGNKFCITGTTKVFYVNSSTGNXLDPRLSKSTFEATTLIGLLQKISSKFKKAFREILERKASAHPFENVQSLLPPSSWLGLYPVPDHIRDAARAEEALTLSYGSELIGMQRDWNEELQSCREFPHTSPQERILRDRALYKVTSDFVDAAISGAIGVISRCIPPINPTDPECFHMYVHNNIFFSFAVDADLDQLSKKRASDPISKIESRNLSHNSSEKASNDLSHGTSGTSNGENCDGSMKLELNGVQELAPDVSSETQSIDSEQATYASANNDLKGTKAYQEADVPGLYNLAMAIIDYRGHRVVAQSVLPGILQGDKSDSLLYGSVDNGKKICWNEDFHSKVLEAAKHLHLKEHTVRDGSGNVFKLAAPVECKGIVGSDDRHYLLDLMRVTPRDANYTGPGSRFCILRPELITAFCQVKDIKKKTKSGGEVHVASDSPKASSVDEQVRTEANDAVASDSQDLTIEGKIEAAPDSASAHAESTESCEEMFFNPNVFTEFKLAGSPEEIAADEENVRKASSHLTDVVLPKFIQDLCTLEVSPMDGQTLTEALHAHGINVRYIGKVADRTKHLPHLWELCSNEIVVRSAKHILKDVLRNTEDHDIGPAISHFFNCFFGSYQAVGVKATANSTQARTSKKDHAGHHTSSRSSKAQAKWKAGASARKNQSSYMNVSSDSLWLDILEFAKLKYEFELPEDARARVKKVSVIRNLCQKVGITIAARKYDLDSASPFQTSDILNLQPVVKHSVPVCSEAKDLVETGKVQLAEGMLTEAYTLFSEAFSILQQVTGPMHREVANCCRYLAMVLYHAGDMAGAIMQQHKELIINERCLGLDHPDTAHSYGNMALFYHGLNQTELALRHMSRALLLLSLSSGPDHPDVAATFINVAMMYQDIGKMNTALRYLQEALKKNERLLGEEHIQTAVCYHALAIAFNCMGAFKLSHQHEKKTYEILVKQLGEEDSRTRDSQNWMKTFKMREIQLNAQKQKGQALNAASAQKAIDILKSNPDLMHAFQAAAAAGGSGSSSASASKSLNAAVIGDAVPRGRGIDERAARAAAEVRKKAAARGLLIRPHGVPVQAFPPLTQLLNIINSGMTPDAVDNDEAEAAKKEANGHQGNEPADSKNEPPPKSGKEPADAKSEQPKSGKDDQAPVGLGKGLASLDGKKQKTKPKVAA, from the exons GTGAAATTAATCTTTATCCTGTTTCTGTCAAAACACAAGGGGGTGAGAAACTGGAACTGCAA TTAAACCCAGGTGATTCTGTTATGGATGTGCGGCAGTTCCTTCTTGATGCTCCAGAGACCTGTTTCTTTACCTGCTATGATTTATTACTGCACACTAAGGATGGTTCAGTTCATCATCTGGAAGATTACAATGAAATCTCTGAAGTTGCTGACATTACTACTGGTGATTGCTCATTGGAGATGGTTGCTG CGTTATATGATGATAGGTCTATCAGAGCCCATGTTAATCGTGCACGAGAATTACTCTCTCTTTCCTCACTTCATGCATCATTATCAACATCACTTGCCTTACAGCATGAGACATCCCAAACTACAGCTTCAAGTTCAGGAG ATCCAGTGAAAACAGAAGTTCCAGAGCTTGACGGTTTGGGTTTCATGGACAATGTTGCTGGTTCCCTAAGTAATTTGTTATCTTCTCATTCAAAGGAGATCAAATGTGTGGAGAGTATTGTGTTTTCATCCTTCAATCCTCCTCCAAGCAATAGGAG GCTAGTTGGAGATTTGATTTATCTGGATGTAGTAACATTGGAGGgtaataaattttgtattaCGGGAACCACAAAAGTGTTTTATGTAAACTCAAGCACGGGAA ACCTCGACCCAAGGCTGAGTAAATCTACATTTGAAGCTACCACCCTTATTGGTCTCCTACAAAAAATTAGCTCAAAGTTCAAGAAAG CTTTTCGGGAAATTTTGGAGCGGAAAGCCTCTGCGCATCCTTTTGAGAATGTTCAATCTCTCTTGCCACCAAGTTCATGGTTGGGATTGTACCCAGTTCCTG ATCACATACGTGATGCAGCAAGAGCTGAGGAAGCATTGACCCTTTCTTATGGAAGTGAGCTAATTGGCATGCAAAGAGACTGGAATGAGGAATTGCAATCTTGCCGGGAGTTTCCCCATACATCTCCTCAGGAAAG GATCTTGCGGGATAGGGCCCTCTACAAAGTGACTTCTGACTTTGTTGATGCAGCAATAAGTGGTGCTATTGGAGTCATCAGCAGATGTATACCCCCAATAAATCCTACTGATCCGGAATGCTTTCACAT GTATGTTCACAACAATATATTCTTCAGTTTTGCTGTTGATGCGGACCTTGATCAGTTGTCTAAGAAGCGTGCATCAGATCCTATTTCAAAGATTGAGAGCAGAAACTTGTCACACAATTCATCTGAAAAGGCTTCCAATGATTTGTCGCATGGAACTAGTGGAACTTCCAATGGGGAAAATTGTGATGGCTCAATGAAACTGGAACTTAATGGTGTACAGGAGTTGGCTCCTGATGTTTCTTCTGAGACTCAATCGATCGACAGTGAGCAGGCTACTTATGCCTCTGCAAATAATGATTTGAAAGGCACCAAAGCATACCAGGAAGCTGATGTTCCTGGACTTTATAACCTTGCTATGGCCATTATTGATTACAGGGGTCATAGAGTTGTAGCTCAG AGTGTTTTACCCGGCATCCTTCAAGGGGATAAATCAGACTCTCTTCTGTATGGTTCGGTTGACAATGGCAAGAAAATATGCTGGAATGAAGACTTTCATTCCAAG GTGTTAGAGGCAGCCAAACACCTTCATTTGAAGGAACATACAGTCCGTGACGGTTCTGGGAATGTTTTCAAATTAGCTGCACCAGTGGAATGCAAGGGCATTGTTGGTAGTGATGACAG GCACTATCTTTTGGACCTCATGAGAGTAACTCCTCGTGATGCAAACTATACTGGACCTGGGTCCCGATTTTGTATTCTGAGACCAGAATTGATCACTGCCTTTTGCCAGGTAAAGGAT attaaaaaaaagactaaatCTGGGGGTGAGGTTCATGTAGCCTCTGATTCTCCAAAAGCTTCTAGTGTTGATGAACAAGTGAGAACTGAGGCAAATGATGCTGTAGCTTCTGATTCTCAG GATTTGACAATTGAAGGGAAGATTGAGGCTGCCCCAGACTCTGCTTCTGCACATGCTGAAAGCACTGAATCGTGTGAGGAAATGTTTTTTAACCCTAATGTCTTTACCGAGTTTAAGTTGGCTGGGAGTCCAGag GAGATTGCTGCTGATGAAGAAAATGTGAGGAAAGCTAGTTCTCATCTTACAGATGTTGTACTTCCCAAGTTCATACAAGATCTTTGCACCCTTGAAGTGTCGCCCATGGATGGGCAAACATTGACAGAAGCACTCCATGCTCATGGAATCAATGTTCGCTATATTGGAAAA GTAGCTGATAGGACCAAACATTTACCTCATCTATGGGAGCTTTGTTCCAACGAGATTGTAGTTAGGTCTGCAAAGCACATTCTGAAG GATGTTTTGAGAAATACTGAGGATCATGATATTGGGCCTGCAATCTCACATTTCTTCAACTGTTTCTTTGGAAGTTATCAAGCTGTTGGTGTAAAAGCTACTGCTAATAGTACACAAGCCAGAACCTCAAAAAAG GACCATGCGGGCCATCATACTTCAAGCAGGTCTTCTAAAGCTCAAGCCAAGTGGAAAGCTGGAGCATCTGCAAGAAAGAATCAATCCTCATATATGAATGTTAGCTCAGACAGTTTGTGGCTTGACATTCTGGAATTTGCAAAACTCAAATATGAG TTTGAGTTGCCAGAGGATGCAAGGGCACGGGTAAAGAAAGTTTCAGTTATTCGTAACCTTTGCCAAAAG GTAGGCATAACCATTGCAGCTCGCAAATATGATCTTGACTCAGCATCACCTTTCCAAACATCAGATATCTTAAATCTCCAACCTGTGGTGAAGCACTCAGTCCCTGTATGTTCAGAAGCAAAGGACCTTGTGGAAACAGGAAAGGTCCAACTGGCTGAG GGAATGCTCACTGAAGCCTACACATTATTTTCTGAAGCATTTTCAATACTTCAACAG gTGACAGGTCCAATGCATCGTGAGGTTGCAAACTGCTGTCG GTACCTTGCCATGGTTCTGTATCATGCAGGAGACATGGCTGGAGCCATAATGCAACAGCACAAGGAACTGATAATAAATGAACGTTGCTTGGGTTTGGACCACCCTGATACTGCTCACAG TTATGGCAATATGGCCCTTTTTTACCATGGGCTTAACCAAACAGAACTTGCACTAAGGCACATGTCCCGGGCATTGCTCCTCCTGAGTCTGTCATCTGGCCCAGACCACCCTGATGTTGCTGCAACTTTTATAAATGTAGCAATGATGTACCAGGACATAGGGAAGATGAACACTGCCCTTCGTTATCTGCAAGAAGCCTTGAAAAAGAATGAGAGGCTTCTGGGCGAGGAACACATTCAAACTGCTGTATGCTATCATGCTCTTGCCATTGCATTTAACTGTATGGGTGCTTTCAAGCTCTCTCACCAG CATGAGAAGAAAACCTATGAAATACTTGTCAAACAACTTGGAGAGGAGGATTCAAGGACGCGAGACTCCCAGAACTGGATGAAGACATTTAAGATGCGTGAGATCCAG CTAAATGCACAAAAGCAGAAAGGGCAAGCCTTGAATGCGGCATCTGCTCAAAAGGCTATTGATATCTTGAAG TCCAATCCTGACCTGATGCATGCATTCCAAGCTGCTGCCGCTGCTGGAGGGTCTGGGAGTTCCAGCGCTTCTGCCAGCAAATCCCTTAATGCAGCAGTGATCGGTGACGCCGTTCCCCGAGGAAGAGGAATTGACGAAAGGGCAGCCCGTGCAGCAGCTGAAGTCAGGAAGAAAGCTGCAGCAAGGGGCCTCTTAATACGCCCACATGGTGTTCCAGTCCAAGCTTTCCCACCACTCACCCAACTCCTCAACATTATCAACTCTGGTATGACCCCAGATGCTGTGGATAACGATGAAGCAGAAGCAGCAAAGAAAGAAGCCAATGGGCACCAAGGCAACGAACCAGCAGACTCAAAAAATGAACCACCACCCAAATCAGGGAAAGAACCAGCAGATGCCAAAAGTGAACAACCCAAATCAGGCAAAGACGATCAAGCTCCTGTTGGACTGGGCAAAGGCTTAGCCTCACTGGATGGCAAGAAGCAGAAAACAAAACCCAAGGTCGCAGCCTGA